In Methanocaldococcus lauensis, a single genomic region encodes these proteins:
- a CDS encoding YcaO-related McrA-glycine thioamidation protein: protein MKIEYKLASYRVCSPEETFEKIKNTLRDINTLEIKNIQHLDKLGIPVYYLKRKVVIDEKEGIAINYGKGATDIQAKVSACMEAIERFSASYDESKIKKEADNPINIKDLILPQYSDENVKEWVEGFDIINNETVDVPVDAVFYPVYGKLFRGNTNGLASGNNLDEAILHGTLEVIERDAWSLAELVRKIPKKINPEDAKNPLIHDLIGKFNNAGVDIILKDLTSEFEIPVVAAISDDYSSKNPLMLCMGVGCHLDPEIAILRALTEVAQSRASQLHGFRRDAKLRKEFTSKISYERLKRIHKKWFEFEEEIYISDMPNNARYNLKKDLEFIKDKISEDGFDKLIYVDLNKIGVDTVRVIIPKMEVYSIDRDRLSKNAIQRAKKLYY from the coding sequence ATGAAAATAGAGTATAAATTAGCAAGTTATAGAGTTTGTAGTCCAGAAGAGACTTTTGAAAAAATAAAAAATACATTAAGAGATATAAATACATTAGAAATTAAAAATATACAACATTTAGATAAATTAGGAATTCCTGTATATTATTTAAAAAGAAAAGTAGTTATTGATGAAAAAGAAGGAATAGCAATAAATTATGGAAAAGGAGCTACTGACATTCAAGCAAAAGTTTCTGCGTGTATGGAGGCAATAGAAAGGTTTTCAGCAAGTTACGATGAAAGTAAAATTAAAAAAGAGGCAGATAATCCTATAAACATTAAAGATTTAATTTTGCCACAATATTCAGATGAGAATGTTAAAGAATGGGTGGAAGGATTTGATATAATTAATAATGAGACTGTAGATGTTCCAGTAGATGCTGTTTTCTATCCAGTTTATGGTAAGCTATTTAGGGGAAATACTAACGGTTTAGCAAGTGGAAATAATTTAGATGAGGCAATATTGCATGGAACTTTAGAGGTTATTGAAAGAGATGCATGGAGTTTGGCAGAGTTGGTTAGAAAGATTCCAAAGAAGATAAATCCTGAAGATGCTAAAAATCCATTAATACATGATTTAATTGGAAAGTTTAATAATGCTGGTGTTGATATAATTTTGAAGGATTTAACTTCAGAATTTGAGATTCCAGTAGTTGCCGCAATTTCTGACGATTATTCAAGTAAAAATCCTTTAATGCTGTGTATGGGTGTAGGTTGCCATTTAGACCCAGAAATTGCTATTTTAAGGGCTTTAACAGAAGTGGCTCAAAGTAGAGCATCTCAATTACATGGATTTAGGAGAGATGCGAAATTAAGGAAGGAATTTACTTCAAAAATATCTTATGAAAGATTAAAGAGGATACATAAAAAATGGTTTGAATTTGAAGAAGAGATTTATATTTCAGACATGCCTAACAATGCAAGGTATAACCTAAAAAAGGATTTAGAATTTATAAAGGACAAAATTTCAGAGGATGGATTTGATAAACTGATATATGTTGATTTAAATAAAATTGGAGTTGATACAGTTAGGGTTATAATTCCAAAAATGGAAGTTTATTCAATTGATAGGGATAGATTATCAAAAAATGCAATACAAAGGGCTAAAAAACTTTACTATTAA
- a CDS encoding tRNA(Ile)(2)-agmatinylcytidine synthase has translation MYIGIDDTDSPYKYCTTYIGTLLIEELKNNGYSVDMPKLIRMNPMVKYKTRGNGGVAIHVLDKDLSSTDIDEIKDITIRIVEKYTDFECENTNPGIVFLDENKYKENREKLKEYYKEVLYNIVSIDYAEKFILKIGGDYIKYKLGRGIVGALGAISATPPFTYELLAYRKKEMWGKKRVINEDSVIKMDKKTFPYTFDNYDYENNKILITPNTPCPVLFGIRGINPEILLKAMNMIEGEKPERFMIFKTNQGTDVHLRPMKIKDIYPNTGVIVYGRVVENPKDIEGGHVIFRISDNTGKIDCVSYEPTKKFRDIIRKLIVGDYIAVYGTVREKPLGINIEKIKILKLEKKYIKDKKCPYCGGTLKAKGKKTGYKCKKCKKLIGYDEIKKIEVERDLKIGFYEVPGSARRHLSKPIQLIDLI, from the coding sequence ATGTATATTGGTATTGACGATACAGACAGTCCATATAAATATTGCACTACCTATATAGGCACTTTATTAATTGAGGAATTGAAAAATAATGGTTATTCTGTAGATATGCCAAAACTTATTAGAATGAATCCAATGGTTAAATATAAAACCAGAGGTAATGGAGGTGTAGCAATACATGTTTTAGATAAAGATTTATCTTCAACTGATATTGATGAAATTAAAGATATAACTATTAGAATAGTTGAAAAATATACTGATTTTGAATGTGAAAATACTAATCCAGGAATAGTGTTTTTAGATGAAAATAAATACAAAGAAAATAGGGAAAAATTAAAGGAATATTATAAAGAAGTTTTATATAACATAGTTAGCATAGATTACGCTGAAAAATTCATTTTAAAGATTGGAGGAGATTATATTAAATACAAATTAGGGAGAGGGATTGTAGGGGCATTAGGAGCTATTTCTGCCACTCCACCATTTACTTACGAACTTTTGGCATATAGAAAAAAAGAAATGTGGGGAAAAAAAAGAGTTATTAATGAGGATAGCGTTATAAAAATGGATAAGAAAACGTTTCCATACACATTTGACAACTACGATTATGAAAATAATAAAATTTTAATAACTCCTAACACCCCATGTCCTGTTTTATTTGGAATTAGAGGAATTAATCCTGAAATTTTATTAAAGGCTATGAACATGATAGAAGGAGAAAAACCAGAAAGATTCATGATATTTAAAACAAATCAAGGAACTGATGTTCATTTAAGACCAATGAAAATTAAAGATATCTATCCAAACACTGGAGTTATTGTTTATGGAAGAGTTGTTGAAAATCCAAAAGACATAGAAGGGGGGCATGTAATATTTAGAATATCTGACAATACTGGGAAGATTGACTGTGTATCTTATGAGCCAACGAAAAAGTTTAGAGACATTATAAGAAAATTGATTGTAGGGGATTATATAGCAGTTTATGGAACTGTAAGAGAAAAACCATTAGGAATAAATATTGAAAAAATTAAGATATTAAAGTTAGAAAAAAAGTATATTAAGGATAAAAAATGCCCATACTGTGGAGGTACATTAAAGGCAAAAGGTAAAAAAACAGGATATAAATGTAAAAAATGCAAAAAATTAATTGGATATGATGAGATTAAAAAGATAGAAGTTGAGAGAGATTTAAAAATAGGCTTTTATGAAGTTCCAGGCTCTGCAAGAAGGCATTTAAGTAAGCCAATACAGCTGATAGATTTGATTTAA
- the rpiA gene encoding ribose-5-phosphate isomerase RpiA gives MANEDLKLKVAKEALKYVKDGMVVGLGSGSTAALFIRELGNKIQEEDLTVFGIPTSFEAKMLAMQYEIPLVSLDEYDVDIAFDGADEVEEKTLFLIKGGGGCHTQEKIVDYNAKEFIVLVDESKLVKKLGEKFPIPVEVIPMSYRVVMKALTELGGEPVIRLGERKRGPVITDNGNMIIDVFMKNIDDPIELEKEINNIPGVVENGIFTKVDKVLVGTKKGTVSLNRNKNKHLTL, from the coding sequence GTGGCTAATGAGGATTTAAAATTAAAAGTGGCTAAAGAGGCATTAAAGTATGTTAAGGATGGAATGGTTGTAGGTTTAGGTTCTGGTTCTACAGCCGCTTTATTTATTAGAGAACTTGGAAACAAAATACAGGAAGAAGATTTAACAGTATTTGGAATTCCTACATCTTTCGAGGCGAAAATGTTAGCTATGCAATATGAAATTCCATTAGTATCTTTAGATGAGTATGATGTAGATATTGCATTTGATGGAGCAGATGAAGTTGAAGAAAAAACATTATTTTTAATAAAAGGTGGAGGAGGCTGTCATACACAAGAAAAAATAGTTGATTACAATGCAAAGGAGTTTATAGTTTTAGTTGATGAAAGTAAGTTAGTTAAAAAGTTGGGAGAGAAATTTCCAATTCCTGTAGAAGTCATTCCAATGTCCTATAGAGTTGTTATGAAAGCATTAACAGAACTTGGAGGAGAGCCAGTAATTAGATTAGGAGAGAGAAAAAGAGGACCAGTTATAACAGACAATGGAAATATGATAATAGATGTTTTTATGAAAAATATTGATGATCCAATAGAACTTGAAAAAGAAATTAATAACATTCCTGGAGTAGTTGAAAATGGAATATTTACAAAAGTAGATAAAGTTTTAGTAGGGACTAAAAAAGGTACTGTTTCCCTAAATAGAAATAAAAACAAACATTTAACTCTTTAA